Proteins from one Hyperolius riggenbachi isolate aHypRig1 chromosome 4, aHypRig1.pri, whole genome shotgun sequence genomic window:
- the LOC137504589 gene encoding olfactory receptor 2B6-like, translating to MAWKNDTDIKDFVLLGLSNMPYVQNMLFVVFLIMYLIILIANSLIIMATVMDSNLHTPMYLFLINLSFLDICYSTSSIPRMLRDLLSSKKTISFEECVAQMYISLSLGMTECLLLAVMAYDRYIAICFPLHYITIISRTVCIKIAAAAWICGFLLAVFHVSLTWSVDLCGHDKINHFICEVPEVLSLGCGNVKVVESAIFVVGVLILFIPVIFITISYIKIIGAILKINTVAGQKKAFSTCGSHVIVVTLFYGSAMATYMKPQSEPSSPDKDKYIAIFYILVTPLLNPLVYTLRNKDVKSALKLCWLKQQRITQRWVRTLTGRELF from the coding sequence ATGGCCTGGAAAAATGACACAGACATTAAAGATTTTGTCTTGCTGGGGCTTTCCAACATGCCTTATGTGCAAAACATGCTTTTTGTGGTCTTCTTGATTATGTACTTGATCATTTTAATAGCAAATTCTCTTATAATTATGGCTACAGTCATGGACAGCAATCTTCATACTCCAATGTATCTTTTTCTTATAAATCTATCTTTTCTGGACATCTGCTATTCTACCTCAAGCATCCCACGAATGCTAAGAGATCTGTTGTCATCCAAGAAAACTATTTCATTTGAAGAATGTGTTGcacaaatgtacatttctcttTCACTGGGGATGACAGAATGTCTACTATTAGCTGTAATGGCCTATGACCGTTATATCGCAATTTGTTTTCCACTACATTATATTACAATTATTTCCCGAACTGTATGCATCAAAATAGCTGCAGCGGCGTGGATCTGTGGGTTTCTATTGGCTGTTTTTCATGTTTCACTTACTTGGAGTGTGGATCTGTGCGGCCATGACAAAATTAACCATTTCATTTGTGAAGTTCCAGAAGTCTTATCATTGGGATGTGGAAATGTGAAAGTTGTCGAATCTGCCATTTTTGTGGTTGGTGTCCTGATTTTATTTATTCCAGTTATTTTTATTACCATATCATATATTAAAATAATAGGAgccattttgaaaataaatacagtagCAGGACAAAAAAAGGCTTTTTCAACTTGTGGTTCTCATGTAATTGTTGTGACTTTATTCTATGGCTCAGCTATGGCTACTTATATGAAACCTCAATCTGAGCCATCATCACCTGATAAAgacaaatatattgcaattttttatattttagtCACCCCGTTGTTGAATCCGCTGGTTTATACATTGCGAAATAAAGACGTTAAATCAGCTCTGAAGCTTTGCTGGTTAAAGCAACAAAGGATTACTCAGCGTTGGGTGAGAACTCTGACAGGAAGAGAACTCTTTTAA